TGGAGCCCCCTCCGTGCCACCACTCTCGCCATGCGTGCCATGACGCCCAGCGTACCCCCGGACGGGCATGCCGAGAGCTACACAGCGGCCTGCTCGACATCGCGTGGATGAACAGATGGATGGTGTGGTGGATGGGTGGAGCGGGTGAGGGGAATCGAACCCCCGTATTCAGCTTGGGAAGCTGATGTTCTGCCATTGAACTACACCCGCAGGAGCGGCGAATGCTACCCAGAAGCCGCCGGCGGGGCAATCGGTACGGCGGCCGCGGAGGCTCCAACCCTCGCCCCTGGAATCAGAGCGTCCAGTCGAAACCGGTCGCCTTCTCCGACACGGTCCAGAGGCGCTGCATGACCGACTTGTCGTAGGCGAAGGGCTCCAGCGTCCCCCTGCCGACCGGACCGACCCACTCGTTGCGGCCGGTGGGCCCGTAGAGCGCGCGGGCTTCCAGGCCGTCCTGGGTGGCGCACATGACCTCGGGGTAGGCCCCCTTCTCCGCGGACTGGACCATCGGGGACATGGCCATGAGCCGGAACATGGTCCGCGTCATCAGGTTGCCGCTGGTGGTGATCAGCGATGTGCTCGACGAGCCGGGGTGGCAGACGTAGACCTCGACGCTGGAACCCGCCGCGGCCACCCGGTCCTGCAGCTCGTAGGCGAACATCATCTGCGCGAGCTTGCTCTGCGAGTAGGTCTTGTTCTGGTGGTAGTTGTGGTCCCAGTTCATGTCGTCGAACTGGATGGTCCGGATGCCCATCTTGTAGCCGAGGCTGGCGACCACGACGATGCGGCCCTTCGATTCCTCGATGCGGTCGAACAACAGGCCGCTGAGCAGGAAGTGGCCGTAGTGGTTGGTGCCGAGCATGCTCTCGAACCCGTCCACGGTGAACTTCTGGGTGGGCACCTGCGCGATGGCGGCGTTGCAGATGAGGGCATCGATGCGCGGCACGGATTCCAGGACCTCCGCGGCCGCCTTGCGCACGCTGTCGAGTTCGGCGAGGTCCATGCGGACGAAGGACACCTCGGCGCCGGCGCCGAACTCCTCCTTGAGCTTCGCCACGGCCGCCTCGGACCGCTCCGCGCTGCGGTTGAGCATCACCACCCTGGCGCCCTCGTGCAGCAGGATCCGAGTCGCCTCGAACCCCGCGCCGGCGTTGCCACCGGTGATGAGGTAGGTCCTGCCGTCCTGGGGCCCGAGCTGTTCA
The nucleotide sequence above comes from Euzebya pacifica. Encoded proteins:
- a CDS encoding SDR family oxidoreductase; protein product: MSDTTFGPQGWTPEQLGPQDGRTYLITGGNAGAGFEATRILLHEGARVVMLNRSAERSEAAVAKLKEEFGAGAEVSFVRMDLAELDSVRKAAAEVLESVPRIDALICNAAIAQVPTQKFTVDGFESMLGTNHYGHFLLSGLLFDRIEESKGRIVVVASLGYKMGIRTIQFDDMNWDHNYHQNKTYSQSKLAQMMFAYELQDRVAAAGSSVEVYVCHPGSSSTSLITTSGNLMTRTMFRLMAMSPMVQSAEKGAYPEVMCATQDGLEARALYGPTGRNEWVGPVGRGTLEPFAYDKSVMQRLWTVSEKATGFDWTL